The nucleotide window CGGCCTTCATGTGCATGTGGGTATTGGCAGCGGCGAGAGATGCATACACGTGCTAAATCGAATCATGGGGTACATGCCGCATCTGCTCTCTCTTAGCGCGAACTCGCCGTTTTGGCAGGGCGATGACACAGGGCTCGATAGCTACAGAATCAAGGTGTTTGAGTCGCTCCCGATTGCAGGGTTGCCGTTCTATTTCCATAACTGGAGTGATTACGAAAAAATAGTGGACGCCTATGTCAGGACCAATACCATACAGACCATACGCGAGCTCTGGTGGGATGTGCGGCCTCATCCTGACTTCGGCACCATAGAGGCCAGAATCCTTGATGCCACCTCCACTATCGAAGAGGCTGTCTCGCTTGCAGCCCTTATACAGGCCCTTGTCGTATGCCTTGATAAGGATTACGGCGAGGAAGGCGAATTCAAGCGGCCGCATTCGTTTGTAGTGAGGGAAAATAAATGGAGGGCCGCAAGGTACGGTCTTGGCGCAAGGTTTATTACCGACGACGCATCCGGAGAGGTTTCTGTAATAGTGGCAATAGAGAAACTGCTCGACATGGTCGAAGATGACGCGAAGCGGCTTGGCTCTGTAAGAGAGCTTGACGGCATACGCCGCGTACTGAAAGACGGAAATGGCTCTGCGAGACAGCGAAGGCTCTTTAAGGAAACCGGCGAGCTACGGAGTGTAAGCCGTGCGCTTACGAAACTCCTTGAGGACGAAGTGTCCGCAGAAGGCCGCGTATAGGTGGCCTTTGCCGCGTTTTTGGTGTAAAATATATGGATACGTTTTGATGATAAGGGGAGAGCGATGTTAGCAGAGATAAAGAAGATTTCAGCAGGCATAAAAGACCGCGTCATAACATTTCGGCGCGAGATACACAAGAACCCCGAGCTCTCGGGCGCGGAGAATAAGACCGCTGCATTCGTAGCCGGCGTGCTCGAAGGCGCAGGCCTCGAGGTCAGGACAAACGTCGGAGGCCATGGCGTTGTCGGAGTGCTTCGGGGCGGCATGAACAAGGGCCAGGGCAAGGTCATTGCACTTCGTGCGGACATGGACGCGCTTCCGATACAGGAGGTGAACACCTGCGGCTACGCCTCTGTTGTACCGGGCGTGATGCACGCCTGCGGCCACGACGCGCACACCTCCATACTAATGGGCGCGGCAATTACGTTATCCAAGCTAAAGCCCACGATGAAGGGTGATGTTGTGTTCATATTCCAGCCCTCGGAGGAAACGACAGAGGGCGGCGCATCCGAGATGATAAAGGAAGGCGCTCTCTCAAACCCCGTGCCCACGGCAATTG belongs to Deltaproteobacteria bacterium and includes:
- a CDS encoding YbdK family carboxylate-amine ligase — its product is MAILFKPSEKPTIGIELELQILDRDTFALKNSSDELIARLASLGSNVKHEILNSTIEINTGIHEKPSTAYGELVKSVGLVVKEAKAMGLSICMAGTHPFSPWKEQKVTNDARYLRLVEKLGLIARRSNTFGLHVHVGIGSGERCIHVLNRIMGYMPHLLSLSANSPFWQGDDTGLDSYRIKVFESLPIAGLPFYFHNWSDYEKIVDAYVRTNTIQTIRELWWDVRPHPDFGTIEARILDATSTIEEAVSLAALIQALVVCLDKDYGEEGEFKRPHSFVVRENKWRAARYGLGARFITDDASGEVSVIVAIEKLLDMVEDDAKRLGSVRELDGIRRVLKDGNGSARQRRLFKETGELRSVSRALTKLLEDEVSAEGRV